A single Phragmites australis chromosome 4, lpPhrAust1.1, whole genome shotgun sequence DNA region contains:
- the LOC133915999 gene encoding uncharacterized protein LOC133915999: MGSRLGRRVIHFAHLPLKLMLPPAPLSSVQEFAVRTVPSASKVDIRRCLESVYGFSVADVRTLNMEGKKLRRGPFLAAKPDYKKAYITLHAPLPVSPDLFPIGAILGERERKASAAAARRKAVEGAEVEGEGKGKHWMEDEMEGFSRAGCGKVVYGNPGRLRRKRRGGAKVKEDAGEEGEKFPWSGMRLATEKPRRVRHSPPKKRGIALKLKSRKVSLQLRSKKKLEA; encoded by the exons ATGGGGAGCCGGCTGGGCCGCCGCGTGATCCACTTTGCGCACCTCCCGCTCAAGCTCATGCTGCCCCCCGCCCCGCTCTCCTCCGTGCAGGAGTTCGCCGTCCGGACCGTCCCCTCCGCCTCCAAGGTCGACATCCGCCGCTGCCTCGAGTCCGTCTACGGCTTCTCCGTCGCCGACGTCCGCACCCTCAACATGGAGGGCAAGAAGCTCCGCAGGGGCCCCTTCCTTGCCGCCAAGCCCGATTACAAGAAGGCATACATCACGCTCCACGCCCCGCTCCCGGTCTCCCCCGACCTCTTCCCAATCGGGGCCATCCTCGGGGAGCGGGAGCGGAAggccagcgccgccgctgccaggaGGAAGGCGGTGGAGGGCGCCGAGGTAGAGggggaagggaaggggaagCACTGGATGGAGGACGAGATGGAGGGGTTCTCCAGGGCCGGGTGCGGGAAGGTCGTGTACGGGAACCCCGGGAggctgaggaggaagaggaggggaggCGCCAAGGTGAAGGAGGACGCTGGGGAGGAGGGGGAAAAGTTCCCCTGGAGTGGGATGCGGCTGGCTACCGAGAAACCTAG GAGGGTGAGACACTCTCCCCCGAAGAAGAGGGGCATAGCCTTGAAGCTGAAATCACGGAAGGTGTCTCTGCAGCTCCGCTCAAAAAAGAAGCTGGAAGCTTGA
- the LOC133916000 gene encoding copper-transporting ATPase PAA1, chloroplastic-like isoform X2 gives MDITNERTTAAKKDYQALAMEVAPAATTRVPLPLPAAGKRLLLALAPRGGFASISVASSFGGGGGGGGGRFSAGGGGGGGDDSGAGAAAAAATAAAALGEAEPAGADSDPDAIVLHVEGMSCDGCAAKVKRILESQPEVTAAMVHFEKAIALVWTAPEAKATEDWQKQLDEGEATKADSSPQQ, from the exons ATGGATATAACGAACGAACGAACGACTGCCGCGAAGAAAGATTACCAAGCTCTCGCGATGGAGGTAGCGCCCGCGGCAACTACAAGGGTGCCCCTCCCTCTCCCCGCCGCCGGGAagcgcctcctcctcgccctggCGCCCCGCGGCGGGTTCGCCTCCATCTCCGTGGCGTCCTCGttcggcggaggaggaggcggcggcgggggccgcTTCTCtgcaggcggcggcgggggaggcgggGACGACTCCGGTGCCGGCGCTgcagcggccgccgccacgGCTGCGGCGGCTCTGGGTGAGGCCGAGCCGGCGGGGGCGGACAGCGACCCCGACGCCATCGTGCTCCATGTGGAG GGGATGTCGTGCGATGGATGCGCTGCCAAAGTCAAACGGATTCTGGAGAGCCAG CCTGAGGTTACTGCAGCCATGGTTCACTTCGAAAAGGCGATTGCACTTGTGTGGACAGCACCTGAAGCAAAGGCAACGGAAGATTGGCAGAAGCAACTGG ATGAAGGAGAAGCCACAAAAGCTGATTCTTCTCCACAACAATGA
- the LOC133916000 gene encoding copper-transporting ATPase PAA1, chloroplastic-like isoform X1 yields the protein MDITNERTTAAKKDYQALAMEVAPAATTRVPLPLPAAGKRLLLALAPRGGFASISVASSFGGGGGGGGGRFSAGGGGGGGDDSGAGAAAAAATAAAALGEAEPAGADSDPDAIVLHVEGMSCDGCAAKVKRILESQPEVTAAMVHFEKAIALVWTAPEAKATEDWQKQLGEKLANHLTSCGFQSHLQDEGEATKADSSPQQ from the exons ATGGATATAACGAACGAACGAACGACTGCCGCGAAGAAAGATTACCAAGCTCTCGCGATGGAGGTAGCGCCCGCGGCAACTACAAGGGTGCCCCTCCCTCTCCCCGCCGCCGGGAagcgcctcctcctcgccctggCGCCCCGCGGCGGGTTCGCCTCCATCTCCGTGGCGTCCTCGttcggcggaggaggaggcggcggcgggggccgcTTCTCtgcaggcggcggcgggggaggcgggGACGACTCCGGTGCCGGCGCTgcagcggccgccgccacgGCTGCGGCGGCTCTGGGTGAGGCCGAGCCGGCGGGGGCGGACAGCGACCCCGACGCCATCGTGCTCCATGTGGAG GGGATGTCGTGCGATGGATGCGCTGCCAAAGTCAAACGGATTCTGGAGAGCCAG CCTGAGGTTACTGCAGCCATGGTTCACTTCGAAAAGGCGATTGCACTTGTGTGGACAGCACCTGAAGCAAAGGCAACGGAAGATTGGCAGAAGCAACTGGGTGAGAAACTTGCAAATCACCTGACCTCCTGCGGATTTCAATCTCATCTGCAAG ATGAAGGAGAAGCCACAAAAGCTGATTCTTCTCCACAACAATGA